The Salinibaculum sp. SYNS191 genome has a window encoding:
- a CDS encoding MaoC/PaaZ C-terminal domain-containing protein, with protein sequence MAYSYEPHYFEDFEEGKEFISVGRTVTESDFVMHSALSGDWTELHTNKEYAEDQQFGERIAHGPMTFVQATGFVYRTGIVERTAIAFLGMNYMDLPNPVHIGDTLQLEMVVDTQKELDRDDAGLVVLDTEMEKQDGTVVFQGDMKFLIKTKE encoded by the coding sequence ATGGCGTACAGCTACGAGCCACACTACTTCGAGGACTTCGAGGAGGGTAAGGAATTCATCAGCGTGGGCCGGACGGTCACGGAGTCGGACTTCGTGATGCACTCCGCGCTGTCGGGCGACTGGACCGAACTCCACACCAACAAGGAGTACGCCGAGGACCAGCAGTTCGGCGAGCGCATCGCCCACGGGCCGATGACCTTCGTCCAGGCGACCGGCTTCGTCTACCGGACCGGCATCGTCGAGCGCACTGCGATTGCCTTCCTGGGCATGAACTACATGGACCTCCCCAACCCCGTCCACATCGGCGACACGCTCCAGCTGGAGATGGTCGTGGACACGCAGAAGGAACTGGACCGGGACGACGCCGGGCTGGTCGTCCTCGACACGGAGATGGAGAAGCAGGACGGCACCGTCGTCTTCCAGGGCGACATGAAGTTCCTCATCAAGACGAAAGAGTGA
- a CDS encoding IclR family transcriptional regulator — MTVPSEVNRPVETVERAIEIVEFLKENGSASVMEITDHLGCAKSTAHRHLKTLESHSFLIEEDDEYRLSVRFLDYGIVAREKYTLFQEAKPKVDELADETEEKIWCTVEEHGRSVHIYGAQGKHSVRTYARVGHRNYLHQHAAGKAILAHLPDERIEDIIDGYGLPPRTPNTITDPDVLWSEIETIRDRGYAFNIEESVQGLHAVGAPITDENDVAIGAISVSGPANRLEGSFLREELPTLLLGTVNEITINLAHV; from the coding sequence ATGACGGTACCCTCGGAAGTGAACCGGCCGGTCGAAACAGTCGAACGAGCCATCGAAATCGTCGAATTCCTCAAGGAGAACGGCTCGGCGTCGGTGATGGAGATTACGGACCACCTTGGGTGTGCAAAGAGCACCGCGCACCGCCACCTGAAGACGCTGGAATCGCACAGTTTCCTCATCGAGGAGGACGACGAGTACCGGCTGAGCGTCCGGTTTCTGGACTACGGCATCGTCGCACGCGAGAAGTACACGCTCTTCCAGGAGGCCAAACCGAAGGTCGACGAACTCGCCGACGAGACGGAGGAGAAGATATGGTGTACCGTGGAGGAACACGGCCGGAGCGTCCACATCTACGGTGCGCAGGGCAAACACTCCGTCCGGACCTACGCTCGCGTCGGCCACCGGAACTACCTCCACCAGCACGCCGCCGGCAAGGCGATCCTCGCGCATCTGCCGGACGAGCGCATCGAGGATATCATCGACGGATACGGCCTGCCGCCGCGGACGCCCAACACGATAACCGACCCGGACGTGCTCTGGTCGGAGATAGAGACAATCCGGGACCGCGGCTACGCCTTCAACATCGAGGAGTCCGTCCAGGGACTCCACGCAGTCGGCGCGCCCATCACCGACGAGAACGACGTCGCGATCGGGGCCATCAGCGTCTCCGGCCCGGCGAACCGCCTCGAAGGTTCGTTCCTCCGCGAGGAACTCCCCACCCTCCTGCTGGGGACAGTCAACGAGATAACCATCAATCTCGCCCACGTCTGA
- a CDS encoding EthD family reductase — protein sequence MIKMVDLLVRRDGYSHEEFAERWQGDHAELARELPGLRRYVTSLPANPEQADFDGVLELYFDDMAALGAAFDSDIGQEVQEDAAEFIDVEAGPRLIVEETVQLDEIHD from the coding sequence ATGATAAAGATGGTAGACCTGCTCGTCCGCAGGGACGGGTACAGCCACGAGGAGTTCGCGGAGCGCTGGCAGGGCGACCACGCTGAACTCGCCAGGGAACTGCCGGGCCTCCGGCGATACGTCACGTCGCTCCCGGCCAACCCGGAGCAGGCCGACTTCGACGGCGTGCTGGAACTCTACTTCGACGACATGGCCGCACTCGGTGCGGCGTTCGACTCGGATATCGGCCAGGAGGTTCAGGAAGACGCCGCGGAGTTCATCGACGTCGAGGCCGGCCCGCGCCTCATCGTCGAAGAGACGGTCCAGCTCGACGAAATCCATGACTGA
- a CDS encoding 3-hydroxyacyl-CoA dehydrogenase family protein, whose product MQVAVLGAGTMGHGIAQVSAMAGHEVWMRDIEDELVEDGLDAIEANLAGGVERGKVSEDAAEATLDRLSGTTSLAEAVTDADFVIEAVPEDMDIKHDTVTDVESHVGRETVIASNTSSLSLTEIASALEHPDRAVGLHFFNPVHIMELVEIVVAEQTSDETLAAAHEFVEGIDRTPVEVTDAPGFASSRLGVSLGVEAMRMVQEGVASPQDIDTAMELGYNHPMGPIELGDVVGLDVRLDILEYLREELGERFRPPQILKRKVRAGKLGKKSGEGFYVWEDGEIVGTSGDWEDA is encoded by the coding sequence ATGCAAGTAGCCGTACTCGGCGCTGGCACGATGGGCCACGGCATCGCCCAGGTGTCGGCCATGGCAGGACACGAGGTATGGATGCGCGACATCGAGGACGAACTCGTCGAGGACGGACTCGACGCGATCGAGGCGAACCTGGCGGGCGGCGTCGAGCGGGGGAAGGTCTCCGAGGACGCGGCCGAGGCCACGCTGGACCGCCTCAGCGGGACCACCTCGCTGGCGGAGGCCGTGACGGACGCGGACTTCGTCATCGAGGCCGTCCCGGAGGACATGGACATCAAGCACGACACCGTCACCGACGTCGAATCGCACGTCGGCCGGGAGACGGTCATCGCCTCGAACACCTCGTCGCTGTCGCTGACAGAAATCGCCAGCGCGCTGGAACACCCCGACCGGGCCGTCGGCCTGCACTTCTTCAACCCGGTCCACATCATGGAACTGGTCGAGATCGTCGTCGCCGAGCAGACCAGCGACGAGACGCTGGCCGCGGCCCACGAGTTCGTCGAGGGCATCGACAGGACGCCCGTCGAGGTCACTGACGCGCCCGGCTTCGCATCCTCTCGCCTCGGCGTGTCGCTGGGCGTCGAGGCCATGCGGATGGTCCAGGAAGGCGTCGCCTCGCCACAGGACATCGACACCGCGATGGAACTCGGCTACAACCACCCGATGGGGCCCATCGAACTCGGCGACGTCGTCGGACTGGACGTCCGTCTGGACATCCTGGAGTACCTGCGCGAGGAACTCGGCGAGCGCTTCCGTCCGCCCCAGATTCTCAAACGGAAGGTCCGCGCCGGCAAACTCGGCAAGAAGAGCGGCGAGGGCTTCTACGTCTGGGAGGACGGCGAGATAGTCGGCACCAGCGGCGACTGGGAGGACGCCTGA
- a CDS encoding enoyl-CoA hydratase/isomerase family protein, whose translation MSVEETAADCETVNATVGDRVDHVATVELSRPDARNALNAQLRAELKEVLDAIDDSDVRVVVLTGAEGTGAFVAGADVTELRERDMLEQREASKRPRVYEYVDDLSIPVIARINGHALGGGCELIQACDVRIAHEDAKIGQPEINLGFMPGGGGTQRLPRLVGEGQAMRLILSGELIDAAEARDIGLVDEVHGDGTFDDEVYDLAESMAAKSPVALEFAKKSVKAASRMDLESGIEYEAELFAQLFATEDKNEGIDAFFEDRDPEWQGE comes from the coding sequence ATGTCCGTCGAGGAGACGGCTGCCGACTGCGAGACGGTCAACGCGACCGTCGGGGACCGCGTCGACCACGTGGCGACCGTCGAACTGAGCCGGCCGGACGCGCGCAACGCGCTCAACGCTCAACTCCGCGCAGAACTCAAGGAGGTCCTGGACGCCATCGACGACAGCGACGTGCGTGTCGTCGTTCTCACCGGGGCGGAGGGGACCGGTGCGTTCGTCGCGGGCGCAGACGTGACGGAACTGCGCGAGCGGGACATGCTGGAGCAGCGGGAAGCCAGCAAGCGGCCGCGGGTCTACGAGTACGTGGACGACCTGTCGATACCGGTCATCGCGCGCATCAACGGCCACGCCCTCGGCGGGGGCTGTGAACTCATCCAGGCCTGCGACGTGCGCATCGCCCACGAGGACGCGAAAATCGGGCAGCCCGAAATCAATCTGGGCTTCATGCCGGGCGGCGGTGGCACGCAGCGCCTGCCGCGGCTGGTCGGCGAGGGACAGGCGATGCGGCTCATCCTCTCCGGGGAACTCATCGACGCGGCGGAGGCCCGCGACATCGGCCTCGTCGACGAAGTCCACGGCGACGGGACGTTCGACGACGAAGTCTACGACCTCGCGGAGTCGATGGCCGCGAAGAGCCCGGTCGCCCTGGAGTTCGCCAAGAAGTCGGTCAAGGCCGCCTCGCGGATGGACCTCGAATCGGGTATCGAATACGAGGCCGAACTGTTCGCCCAGCTGTTCGCCACCGAGGACAAGAACGAGGGCATCGACGCCTTCTTCGAGGACCGCGACCCCGAGTGGCAGGGCGAGTAA
- the paaK gene encoding phenylacetate--CoA ligase PaaK: MVYKPEEAYDRAELRQLQTERLRETVENAYENVPFYREQLDEMGVTPEDIQSVEDVRKLPMTTKEDFRDEYPDGLFAVDDEEISRIHASSGTTGKPKIVSYTDEDLDVWSEVVAESLLASGVEPGDTVQNAYGYGLFTGGLGLHYGVEELGATVIPIGSGGTQRQVELMTDLESDCLTCTPSYALYLAETAEEMGFEPRELPISTIIFGAEPCTDPMREEIEERLDVNGIDIYGLSEIIGPGVSCECHEAQEGLHIWEDRFLPEVVDPRTGEPVEEGEEGELVLTTLSKEALPVLRYRTGDLTTLDYDECECGRTMVRMDNVTGRADDLLIVRGVNLYPSEIEHVVLDIDGVAPHYRIDLYKEGSLDVMELTIERDEDVEKSEKKLKDEILTRLSNVLQFTPDELDLVEPGGIARTEVGKVQRVYDHRE, encoded by the coding sequence ATGGTCTACAAGCCCGAGGAGGCATACGACCGGGCGGAGCTCCGCCAGTTGCAGACCGAGCGGCTCCGCGAGACGGTCGAGAATGCCTACGAGAACGTACCGTTCTACCGGGAGCAACTCGACGAGATGGGTGTCACACCCGAGGACATCCAGAGCGTCGAGGACGTGCGGAAACTCCCGATGACGACGAAGGAGGACTTCCGCGACGAGTACCCCGACGGTCTCTTCGCCGTCGACGACGAGGAGATAAGCCGCATCCACGCCTCGTCCGGGACCACCGGCAAGCCCAAAATCGTGTCCTACACCGACGAGGATCTGGACGTCTGGAGCGAGGTCGTCGCGGAATCGCTCCTGGCGTCCGGCGTCGAGCCGGGCGACACAGTCCAGAACGCCTACGGCTACGGCCTGTTCACCGGCGGCCTGGGCCTGCACTACGGCGTCGAGGAACTGGGTGCGACGGTCATCCCCATCGGGAGCGGCGGCACGCAGCGCCAGGTCGAACTGATGACCGACCTGGAGAGCGACTGCCTCACCTGCACGCCCTCCTACGCGCTGTATCTCGCCGAGACCGCCGAGGAGATGGGCTTCGAGCCGCGGGAACTCCCGATTTCGACCATCATCTTCGGGGCCGAGCCCTGTACCGACCCGATGCGCGAGGAAATCGAGGAGCGCCTGGACGTCAACGGCATCGACATCTACGGCCTCTCGGAGATCATCGGCCCGGGCGTCTCCTGCGAGTGCCACGAGGCTCAGGAAGGGTTGCACATCTGGGAGGACCGCTTCCTCCCGGAGGTCGTGGACCCGCGCACGGGCGAACCCGTCGAGGAGGGCGAGGAGGGCGAACTCGTCCTGACGACGCTCTCGAAGGAGGCCCTGCCGGTGCTGCGCTACCGGACGGGCGACCTGACGACGCTGGACTACGACGAGTGCGAGTGCGGCCGGACGATGGTCCGCATGGACAACGTCACCGGCCGGGCCGACGACCTGCTCATCGTCCGCGGTGTCAACCTCTACCCGAGTGAAATCGAACACGTCGTGCTGGACATCGACGGCGTCGCACCCCACTACCGCATCGACCTCTACAAGGAGGGCAGCCTCGACGTCATGGAGCTCACCATCGAACGCGACGAGGATGTCGAGAAGAGCGAGAAGAAACTCAAAGACGAGATTCTCACGCGGTTGTCGAACGTACTACAGTTCACGCCGGACGAACTCGACCTGGTCGAGCCGGGGGGAATCGCCCGGACCGAGGTCGGGAAGGTCCAGCGCGTCTACGACCACCGCGAGTGA
- a CDS encoding thiolase domain-containing protein, translating into MRDAYIIGAGQTPFGAMPDESYRSLFTTAYERAVDSVPNGIDDGEVDEAVVGSLGVGGRQLGLSGPAATEHLGLHGIPSSRIENACAASGYSVRQAVQAVKSGMADVAIGGGVEIMTDMSSDVTKYWLGVSGETEWERLTGTTFAGVYAQMASAYIDQYEATSEHLSMVAVKNHANGAKNPNAHLGFECSLDEAVGAPTVADPLNLYHCCPTSDGAAAVLVASEDVVGEYTDDPIRVAGVGAASERVGLFQRDTYTAISSSGKAGRSAYEEAGIEPDDLDFAEVHDCFAIAELLAYEDLGFCERGEAYRLLEDGATDLDGDLPVNASGGLKSKGHPIGATGAGQVAEAYKQLSGKAGDRQVEDATLGLTHNVGGSGGAAVVHVLEREVAR; encoded by the coding sequence ATGCGGGACGCCTACATCATCGGCGCAGGGCAGACGCCGTTCGGCGCGATGCCCGACGAGAGCTATCGCTCGCTGTTCACGACCGCCTACGAGCGGGCGGTCGACAGCGTACCCAACGGAATCGACGACGGCGAGGTCGACGAAGCGGTCGTCGGCTCCCTCGGCGTCGGCGGCCGACAGCTCGGCCTCTCCGGCCCCGCGGCCACCGAACACCTCGGGCTGCACGGGATTCCGAGTTCGCGCATCGAGAACGCCTGTGCCGCCTCGGGCTACTCCGTCCGGCAGGCCGTCCAGGCCGTCAAGAGCGGGATGGCCGACGTCGCCATCGGCGGCGGCGTCGAGATAATGACCGACATGTCGAGCGACGTGACGAAGTACTGGCTCGGCGTCTCCGGCGAGACGGAGTGGGAACGGCTGACCGGGACCACCTTCGCCGGCGTCTACGCCCAGATGGCCAGCGCCTACATCGACCAGTACGAGGCGACGTCGGAACACCTCTCGATGGTCGCCGTCAAGAACCACGCGAATGGCGCGAAGAATCCCAACGCCCACCTGGGGTTCGAGTGCTCGCTGGACGAGGCCGTCGGCGCGCCGACGGTCGCCGACCCGCTGAACCTCTATCACTGCTGTCCGACCTCCGACGGCGCGGCCGCGGTGCTGGTCGCCAGCGAGGACGTCGTCGGCGAGTACACCGACGACCCCATCCGCGTCGCGGGCGTCGGGGCCGCAAGCGAGCGCGTCGGGCTGTTCCAGCGCGACACCTACACCGCCATCTCCTCCTCGGGGAAAGCGGGGCGGAGCGCCTACGAGGAGGCCGGTATCGAGCCGGACGACCTCGACTTCGCGGAGGTCCACGATTGCTTCGCCATCGCTGAACTGCTGGCCTACGAGGACCTCGGCTTCTGCGAGCGCGGCGAGGCCTACAGGCTGCTCGAAGACGGTGCGACGGACCTCGACGGCGACCTGCCGGTCAACGCCTCGGGCGGACTGAAGTCGAAGGGCCACCCCATCGGCGCGACGGGCGCGGGCCAGGTCGCAGAGGCGTACAAGCAACTCAGCGGCAAGGCCGGCGACCGACAGGTCGAGGACGCCACCCTCGGGTTGACGCACAACGTCGGCGGGAGCGGCGGGGCGGCGGTCGTCCACGTCCTCGAACGGGAGGTGGCCCGATGA
- the paaA gene encoding 1,2-phenylacetyl-CoA epoxidase subunit PaaA, giving the protein MSTDESIKERVQNGQKVEPSDDLPQEYREAAQRMIQFHANSEIVGTLPEKQWIKKAPSLQRKRAISAKVQDEAGHAQVLYRTAETLGLKTRAEMLDDLVEGRSKYATVFNYPTETWADAGYIAMFIDGAAMFRQGSLTESSYAPYARGLRKICYEESFHVKHGEDIVRSLATGSKKEQDMMQEAVDRWYQPTMQFFGPRDDMSDHTDDLMEWGLKVKSNDELRQQYIDEFYVPKLEKYGLEVPDEKMEYDEESERWNFSELDWDHFLDVSRGNGPMNDVRLADRRKALEDNDWVRRAAGVA; this is encoded by the coding sequence ATGAGCACCGACGAATCCATCAAAGAACGAGTGCAAAACGGACAGAAGGTGGAACCGTCCGACGACCTGCCCCAGGAGTACAGGGAAGCGGCACAGCGGATGATTCAGTTCCACGCCAACAGCGAAATCGTGGGGACGCTGCCCGAGAAACAGTGGATAAAGAAGGCCCCGTCGCTGCAGCGCAAGCGCGCCATCAGCGCGAAGGTGCAGGACGAGGCCGGCCACGCGCAGGTACTCTATCGCACGGCCGAGACGCTGGGCCTGAAGACCCGCGCGGAGATGCTCGACGACCTGGTCGAGGGTCGTTCGAAGTACGCGACGGTCTTCAACTACCCGACCGAGACGTGGGCGGACGCGGGCTACATCGCCATGTTCATCGACGGCGCGGCGATGTTCCGCCAGGGCTCGCTGACCGAGTCCTCGTATGCCCCCTACGCTCGCGGCCTGCGAAAGATCTGCTACGAGGAGTCGTTCCACGTCAAGCACGGCGAGGACATCGTCCGCTCGCTGGCGACCGGCTCGAAGAAGGAACAGGACATGATGCAGGAGGCCGTCGACCGCTGGTACCAGCCGACGATGCAGTTCTTCGGCCCGCGCGACGACATGTCCGACCACACGGACGATCTCATGGAGTGGGGCCTGAAGGTCAAGAGCAACGACGAACTCCGCCAGCAGTACATCGACGAGTTCTACGTGCCCAAACTGGAGAAGTACGGGCTGGAGGTGCCCGACGAGAAGATGGAGTACGACGAGGAGAGCGAGCGCTGGAACTTCAGCGAACTCGACTGGGACCACTTCCTCGATGTCTCCCGGGGCAACGGCCCGATGAACGACGTGCGCCTGGCCGACCGGCGGAAGGCGCTGGAGGACAACGACTGGGTCCGCCGCGCAGCGGGGGTGGCGTGA
- a CDS encoding OB-fold domain-containing protein — protein MSDVSIAGIGAYAPRLRIEAAEFAEAWGSFDAAGVEEKAVPEADEDALTMGVEAAKRALAAADADGAAVSHLAFATTTPPMAEEDLTARLASMLGTPEDVTTRTLSGSTRAGAQALDGALDAGPFGEGVGLVVVSDCPQGAPDSGVEHAAGAGAAALVLDSDGPGTVVDRAESVEPFPGTRFRSAGDDETTGLGVTQYDRQSFTTALGSAADGLDVTPDSVDAAAVQSPDGKLPYRAAGALGVDTGTIADAETVSTLGDTGAASVFLGAATAFEDGAERVLLAAYGSGAGANVLVVDGAVPVDAALGGDTDLTYAEYLRRRGEITSDEPEGGGAYVSVPSWKRTIPQRHRLVAGECPECGALNFPPDGACAACNERTDEYEHVELPGTGTVEAVTTIAQGGAPPEFVEQQSRSGPFVSAVVALDGPDGQDTASVAAQVLTGGEETVDIGTRVEATIRRVYAQEDVVRYGFKAQLADARR, from the coding sequence ATGAGCGACGTGTCCATCGCCGGCATCGGCGCGTACGCGCCCCGCCTGCGCATCGAGGCCGCGGAGTTCGCGGAAGCGTGGGGCTCCTTCGACGCCGCGGGCGTCGAGGAGAAGGCCGTCCCCGAAGCCGACGAGGACGCGCTCACGATGGGCGTCGAGGCCGCCAAGCGCGCCCTGGCCGCGGCCGACGCCGACGGCGCGGCGGTCTCCCATCTGGCCTTCGCGACGACGACCCCGCCGATGGCCGAGGAGGACCTGACGGCTCGGCTCGCAAGTATGCTTGGCACGCCCGAGGACGTGACGACGCGAACGCTGAGCGGCAGCACCCGCGCTGGCGCGCAGGCGCTGGACGGGGCACTCGACGCAGGTCCGTTCGGCGAGGGAGTCGGCCTCGTCGTCGTCAGCGACTGCCCGCAGGGCGCACCCGACAGCGGCGTCGAACACGCCGCCGGTGCCGGTGCCGCAGCACTCGTCCTCGACAGCGACGGCCCCGGAACGGTCGTCGACCGCGCCGAGAGCGTCGAACCGTTCCCGGGGACCCGCTTTCGCTCCGCCGGTGACGACGAGACGACCGGGCTGGGCGTCACGCAGTACGACCGGCAGTCGTTCACGACGGCGCTCGGCAGCGCTGCCGACGGTCTGGACGTGACGCCGGACAGCGTGGACGCGGCGGCGGTCCAGTCGCCGGACGGCAAACTCCCCTACCGCGCGGCCGGCGCACTCGGCGTCGACACCGGCACCATCGCGGACGCGGAGACGGTGAGCACGCTGGGGGACACCGGCGCGGCGAGCGTCTTCCTCGGTGCCGCGACGGCCTTCGAGGACGGTGCCGAGCGCGTCCTGCTGGCGGCCTACGGCAGCGGCGCGGGCGCGAACGTCCTCGTCGTGGACGGCGCGGTCCCGGTCGACGCCGCCCTGGGGGGCGACACGGACCTGACCTACGCCGAGTACCTGCGGCGGCGCGGCGAGATTACCAGCGACGAACCGGAGGGCGGCGGCGCGTACGTCAGCGTCCCCTCCTGGAAGCGGACGATTCCACAGCGCCACCGTCTGGTCGCCGGCGAGTGTCCCGAGTGCGGTGCGCTGAACTTCCCGCCCGACGGTGCCTGCGCGGCCTGCAACGAGCGCACCGACGAGTACGAGCACGTCGAACTGCCGGGGACCGGCACCGTCGAGGCGGTCACCACCATCGCCCAGGGCGGCGCACCGCCGGAGTTCGTCGAGCAACAGTCCCGCAGCGGTCCCTTCGTCAGCGCGGTCGTCGCGCTGGACGGGCCGGACGGCCAGGACACCGCCAGCGTCGCGGCGCAGGTGCTCACCGGCGGTGAGGAGACGGTCGACATCGGGACGCGCGTCGAGGCGACGATTCGGCGCGTCTACGCCCAGGAAGACGTCGTCCGGTACGGCTTCAAGGCACAACTGGCCGACGCGCGGCGGTAG
- the paaI gene encoding hydroxyphenylacetyl-CoA thioesterase PaaI: protein MADVSDETRERIESDAYCETLGIDVVELDAGSARTELTITEDLLNFHGTPHGGAIYSVADAAFAAASNSHGQTAVALETNISYLEAVETGETIAATAEETHAAGRTAEYEIEVTGEDGNRIATFRGRVYRP, encoded by the coding sequence ATGGCGGACGTATCCGACGAGACACGGGAGCGTATCGAATCTGACGCGTACTGCGAGACGCTGGGCATCGACGTCGTCGAACTGGACGCTGGCTCCGCCCGGACGGAACTGACCATCACCGAGGACCTGCTGAACTTCCACGGGACTCCCCACGGCGGTGCCATCTACTCCGTCGCCGACGCCGCCTTCGCCGCGGCGTCGAACTCCCACGGACAGACTGCGGTCGCCTTGGAGACGAACATCTCCTACCTCGAAGCCGTCGAGACCGGCGAGACCATCGCCGCCACGGCCGAGGAGACACACGCCGCTGGGCGGACGGCGGAGTACGAGATAGAGGTGACCGGCGAGGACGGCAACCGAATCGCGACGTTCCGCGGCCGCGTGTACCGGCCCTGA
- a CDS encoding helix-turn-helix domain-containing protein, with translation MIDECLVVEFSVTGNDCPVVEATTDHDVIVDENPPAHRDDERTLLHFQAEGEVDEFTESLDETAEIDYLQVANGGSVAQCRCLLHDECVLRGLTTAGFMPHEIRIVDGTERFRGSVVGRDILRDVIQAAQEMGNVELERVAKLTSGAETNQGLDATIESSLTKQQREALIAALEQGYFDVPRGATATEVADELGISKSSFLGRMKRAQRTVFEQLLAGAG, from the coding sequence GTGATAGACGAGTGCCTCGTCGTGGAGTTCTCCGTGACAGGGAACGACTGTCCCGTCGTCGAGGCGACGACGGACCACGACGTCATCGTGGACGAGAACCCGCCGGCCCACCGGGACGACGAGCGCACGCTGTTGCACTTCCAGGCGGAAGGGGAGGTCGACGAGTTCACCGAGTCGCTGGACGAGACGGCCGAAATCGACTACCTCCAGGTGGCAAACGGCGGGAGCGTCGCCCAGTGTCGCTGCCTCCTGCACGACGAGTGCGTCCTCCGCGGGCTGACGACGGCCGGCTTCATGCCCCACGAGATACGCATCGTCGACGGCACCGAGCGGTTCCGCGGGTCGGTCGTCGGCCGCGACATCCTCCGGGACGTCATCCAGGCGGCCCAGGAGATGGGCAACGTCGAACTCGAACGGGTCGCCAAACTCACCTCGGGAGCGGAGACGAACCAGGGGCTGGACGCCACCATCGAGAGCAGCCTCACGAAACAGCAGCGAGAGGCGCTCATCGCCGCGCTCGAACAGGGCTACTTCGACGTGCCCCGTGGCGCGACGGCGACGGAGGTGGCCGACGAACTGGGCATCAGCAAGTCGTCGTTCCTGGGGCGCATGAAACGCGCCCAGCGGACGGTGTTCGAACAACTGCTCGCCGGCGCAGGGTGA
- a CDS encoding thiolase family protein yields MTDSGEPAVVVDAVRTPQARKDGGLAEQYPEDLVTTVLDALVERTGVPAEEWQDFRLGCANQENEQGRNLARQSLLAGGFPETVPGSTTTRLCGSSLTTLNEASRAVAVGDGDVYPVAGVEHMSRIPFSDWLHPAIEERYDADRLPMGQTAETIARRHDVSREEQDRFSLRSHERAVDAMESGRFDDELVPVETDEGVVDTDEGPRPDTSFETLHDLPTVFRDDDEASVTPGNASPLTDGAAGMLVTSESYAEEHGLDAMARVTARAVAGVDPLVMGKGPIPATRAALERADLTIEDIDIVELNEAFAAQSIYCQRELAIPDEKLNVNGGAIALGHPLGCSGARISTTLLHEMEKRDATYGLATMCVGFGQGVAAIFERP; encoded by the coding sequence ATGACCGACTCAGGAGAGCCAGCGGTAGTTGTGGATGCCGTCCGGACCCCCCAGGCCAGGAAGGACGGCGGTCTCGCCGAACAGTACCCGGAAGACCTCGTGACAACGGTGCTGGACGCGCTCGTCGAACGAACGGGCGTCCCGGCCGAGGAGTGGCAGGACTTCCGTCTGGGCTGTGCCAACCAGGAGAACGAACAGGGACGGAACCTCGCCCGCCAGTCGCTGCTCGCCGGCGGGTTCCCCGAGACGGTGCCCGGGTCGACGACCACGCGACTCTGTGGCTCGTCGCTGACCACGCTCAACGAAGCCAGCCGTGCCGTCGCGGTCGGCGACGGCGACGTCTACCCCGTCGCGGGCGTCGAACACATGAGCCGGATTCCCTTCTCGGACTGGCTCCATCCCGCCATCGAGGAGCGCTACGACGCCGACCGCCTGCCGATGGGCCAGACCGCCGAGACCATCGCGCGCCGCCACGACGTCTCCCGCGAGGAGCAGGACCGCTTCTCGCTGCGCTCCCACGAGCGCGCCGTCGACGCGATGGAGAGCGGCCGGTTCGACGACGAACTCGTCCCGGTCGAGACCGACGAGGGCGTCGTGGACACCGACGAGGGGCCGCGGCCGGACACCTCCTTCGAGACGCTGCACGACCTGCCGACGGTCTTCCGCGACGACGACGAGGCCTCGGTCACGCCGGGCAACGCCTCGCCGCTGACCGACGGTGCGGCCGGCATGCTCGTCACCAGCGAGTCCTACGCCGAGGAACACGGCCTCGACGCGATGGCCCGCGTGACGGCCCGGGCCGTCGCCGGCGTCGACCCGCTGGTGATGGGGAAGGGACCGATTCCCGCGACCCGCGCTGCGCTGGAGCGGGCCGACCTGACCATCGAGGACATCGACATCGTGGAACTCAACGAGGCCTTCGCCGCACAGAGCATCTACTGCCAGCGCGAACTCGCCATTCCCGACGAGAAACTGAACGTCAACGGCGGCGCAATCGCGCTGGGGCACCCGCTCGGTTGCTCGGGAGCGCGCATCTCGACGACGCTGCTGCACGAGATGGAGAAGCGGGACGCCACCTACGGCCTGGCGACGATGTGCGTCGGCTTCGGCCAGGGTGTCGCGGCGATTTTCGAGCGCCCCTGA